GGTACTTTAAAGtgagtgcacacacatgcatgctgtTTTCACAAACtgcagttttaaaaacttttaatactGAAATTAATATAGGACATTTTCCCTACAACGCCGTTTCACCAAGTGATTACTTAActaaaaaagcttaaaaataaatattacagtcATGctaatcagaatcttgctcctTTCCTCCTTTGCAGTTCTGCAATGGCTGATATCCAAACTCACCTGTATTGGGGAATCTCCATTAACAGTGGGGATATTGACATCACAACCTGCAGAGCAAAGAGCTTGAACCAACCTATGGCTTTCAACCTCACAGGCTTTAAGAACAGGGGTTGCACCTGTGTTGTCTGCTGCATCAAGACTGGCACCATGGGCAATCAACAACTCTCCAAGTTCAGCTAACTCTGGCTTCCATTCCTCGGCAGAGCACAGATGGTGCAGAGCCATCTGACCATCTGGACCTAGTTGGCAGATTTAATGAAATTAGctgcaaaaaagttttttgtcaAAAGACAACATATAAGCAGATACCCACTACACAAACGAAACATCTCAAAGAAATGCTGTATCTGATGCAACCATAACAGTTAAAATAGCACGAGTTCATTCTAAGTAAGTTTTAGCAACTTCACTTGAGTATTCATCAAGTATGCAGAACTTGTGGAGTCATGTTGAACATTGATACTGATGTCAGcctatttgttttgtaactgtGGGACCCCAACAGCTGGGCTTGGAGCTATTCTGAACATTTGATTTTCTACTCAACTAAGCATTCAATTTATTCAACTAAGCAGAAAAGGGGAATAAATTCTCTAATGAGTTATATACCTTGCAATTTATTTCGTAAGCATGACAATGATATCACAACTGAGCTAAGCTCATTATGGCTATATTCTTACCTGGTACGTTCACATCAGCACCATGTTCCAGCAGCATCTTAGCAATTTCCACATTGCCAGACTGACAAGCCAGACTGAGAGGGGACATGCGTTCATCCTCCTCGACACGATTGATATCAAAGCCAGCAGCCAGCAATTCTCCAACCCGCTGAGTGTGACCAGCTTTGATAACTGCCATAAGCTCCTTCAGCCACTGTTCGGTGTCTTCCTGTGCCATGCTGGCTTCTGTGCTGCTTGACTCCAGTTGTATGCtgctggagagaaaaaaaaaacaaaactcaaacaaACCATCATTTAGAAATGGAGGTGAAAGGAATGgtcatctttcttttccttttaagtAACGTAGCTGTGATAAAGGTACTACAAACATTCAACAGCCATGTAACTTGGGTAAAGGTACTACAAATATCAGACAGTCATGGTGGCTCACAGTGCACTGGTACAGAAAACGGGATGAGAGATATGAAAGTGAAGATGACATTCAATACAATGCCTTAAATTTTCTCTATAATACAAATTATGCTCACAGTACTGAACATCAGAGATGTGCTGTACAGCCCTGTGGTTAGTGTGCTCAACATCTGAGcagaaggtggtggtggttggggggaattggtgttttacgccgtatCTGAGCAGAAGGTCACTAATTCAAAACTCACTTAAGTCTGTGAGTGTATAACTCCCCTGTCCACCTTACAGCAACAACGAATACTAGATAATTTGGAAGGAAAAGACTTTGGTAGGAAAGGGCAGGACTCTTTTACAGTGAACCAGTTTCACCTTTTGCAAGGATGTGCCACTAAATAACAGAGTAATTTGCAATTAAGTAAGGCACATGGAATTTAATAACACCACTGAAGCCTGCCCCCTACAGAAATTGTTGCCATGAACAGTTATGCCAGCCAATATTGGTAAATCATTGTTGACTCCCTAGAGAGAGGTGAAATTATTGCCCAGATGTAAATGAAACAGCATAAGAGAACTTTATAATAAACATGATTATTTAGTGTTGAAGTCAACTTATATGACACAAAAAGGGCCTGGAGAATGTGAAAGTGCCAATGGAGATTGAACAATATTTTCCTATTATTTTCACATGGATAATATTGTACAAATGTTAACAAAGCAGCGTGGATTTTATTGTAAACTGTTAGCAGGTTTTGCTGCAGTTGCAAATATGactcaaatcaaatcaaactacAAAGAGTATATATACAAGGAACATGATGGCTACCCATCTACTTtatactaaataataataatctcaaaTCAACTCTATAgcttatttctaattttattctAGTGCAGCCAACACATAAGCCTGAACACAAGAGATGGAATGGCAGGGAAGGAGCAAGAATGCTTCACAAAATTCTGACATTAATCTTCACATaacttatataattataataaagaatGCCAAAAATGTTGGTTTACATACCAAAAACTGCACATACCTTTTCTATTCACAGTGCTATTTTGCGTTATCACCGGCTCTGacctataaataaatagaaacctACAATCATCAGCGTCTTTGTTCAAAGTCTCCACCAGAAAAATAGACTATCGCTCAAGTCATGTCTCTGCTCTTCTAGCTCCGAGCACAAGATTCTGTAGTTTGCCTACTGATGGCTATAACCTTTCTCTGGCTGCAGCCCAGATGCAAGCAGTTCGTCTTCGCATGCTCGTATCACGATCGCGCCACATGccaaaaaagttctttttcgATGCCGCACATCTACACAGCCTGCAGTCTTGCTGGCCGAAGTAAACGACAGGGCATGCCGGAGAGGACTGAAAACGGGTTACTGACCTGTCAAATTTGCGTTTGTGCAACCACGAGCCCACGCTGCCGTCACAACCGAATCAGCTGATAGCCCGAGGTTTGCGAAGAAACTCAGTCAAATGTCGAGGTCACACGTACGAGTCTAGGCCACCGACTTTCTCGTGTCACTCTGCTCGGTCTGCCATTTATAGGTCatgcttttaaaaacacactTCCAGTGGTAGTGCGATCTTTATATCCGAcaagtttttttggggggacaGCCCGATTGGAAGCTGTGCGATAAGATGCGAATTAATTCGCGTGTGTTACGGTTTTtcccaatttaaaaaaaaaaagggggtggggTGACCGTAGCAGAGGATGAGCGTCCGTGGCAGGCGCACGCTGAGCTTTTAAGCCAATCAGAATCGTGCATTGCTTACACAGCTTGAACGAAATTGTTATTGTTCTTAGTAATCATATGTGAAGATCAAAAGCAAATCGTagaattttatattaaaattgtatATGGCGAAGATTCTGTAGCTAGGTGGTCGTAGGGGCGGTATAAGCTCTtgagtggttcaccatgtctagGGCACTGCATTTGGAAGGAGGGGGGATAACTCTTCTTATACCCCCTTTATCTTTCCTCATAAATAAAAAGGAGCTGTTTACCATCAACGATCTTcatgaggtgtgtgtgtgacagagagaaagaggggttGCAAAAACCGAATGATGTCCAATGTATATTTATCCGCCTCGATCAGTAGTTGTAGTTTTCTCTATAATCATAGTCATGCATCTCCTACATTTTTTGGCCATCCAGCTTTGAATCATTAGCTAATTGGGGTTGAAAAGTTCTCTTTTACGGGAATGCCACATATATGCCACTGAGGTTGGAGCAATGTGTCGCATTTTCGAGGATCTTCCGGCCATGTAGTCTATAGTCTATAGGTTATAAGGGACTGATTACCGTTACCCTCCCCAAGCAGTTCTCTCAAGAATTCTGCCCGGCCacaatttgcttttaaaatgccGTCTTCTGTTGACACCCGTTTGTCTGAGAAACTTCAACTTGAACGTACGAAGTCTGGTGATCATTAATCGAATGTCTTTTGCATTCAACTTACTGTGGTGATGATAATTAACTCAGATCAGTAGACGCACGGACTGGGATAAACTCACCGACAGGTGTAGTTGTAGTATGCCTTGAGCCCAAGTAATTGCAGGATCATCTGCTATATCCGTGAGGTATCAGTTCAAACatcactgcgcatgctcacagCATATCATGTCAAGTGGCTGCAAGAGGAAAACACTGAAACCAAtcgaatataaaaacaaataggtTTAGACTGGCGCACGAATAAACAAGCCTTacatatataaagatatatgtTGACGCTTGCGGACGGCTATAGGAGTAGTGATAAGAGCTTCAGAGCTTCGCTATATCAGGTACGTCTTCCTGAAGACATGTCAAGATAACTAGCAGATATGCAGCGACCATGGCCTAGGATGATGACAGAAATCCAAAAAACTCGtacccatttttttaaagacgagGAGTACTAATTGATAACACCGAGGATGAAGACACGGCTTGGGGAATTCGGAtactgtacttttaaaaaaagtgaatcaAGTGAAATAACACGTGTAGAAGGCCATTCCGGCTGCAGATAACGAAACGTACACTTGCTGaaataatagttttttaaaatgttgtctgCGAGTATCCAGTTGATCATATGATTAACGGCGCTAGAGTGTCCTCTGACTTTGTGCAGTCTAttaagacattttttgtttttttgtataattAACCGTTcctatccccccccccctcccctaCAAAGGATAAAATCGAAATTTCTTGAACATCTTATTTTACCGTCCTGATGAGAGTGTCTCTGAATGAGGTCAGATCAAGGTCGAGGGTTATGTCTTATCTGTAGATTTATTAGCTGGGAAACCACGAGCAGTTTCACTGACATTCGActtgcatttttaaatgtttgtttgaagTTGTGCTTAATTGTTCTTTTTGGTGACAATCTTGAccaagcatatatatatatagtgcaaaATATTACATCAGGTATTTGTTCCAGGAAAGACTgagatatatatacagtatatgtaACCCAACGACTGTCCATATAATATTCTTATTAGTGGGTATACCCTTTCTCGTATACAGCTGTGAATTTAGGTGACCTTATTACATAACACTGACTTATGAAAATATGTCGGTCTTGGCAAAATAACGTACTCAGTTATTCCGATGAAGCTAAGCCCAGTGCAGTGGCTTCATGCACTGGAGGCCAAGATATTATTGTGCACACTGCTCTATCAATATACATATAGCATAATACTACAATTGATAGGACATTTACAAGGTTGAATCTTGATCGGGAaccaatggaaaaaaaaattgaacaaattgAAGACTGAAAATTAGAGATTAAATATGTTATTTCTGATTACATCAGTTGCTTCGGAGGATGGAGCGCTGTCGTCGTGCCCGAATATGTCTCAGATACTCACGTCTTTAAAtcacccccacctccaccttTTAGAAATAACAATTACACGAATGTGGCTCTATCTTTCTCACACCCTGGTTCCTGCCCACTGGCCTAATATTACAACGTATTTCAACCATCAGCTTCAGATGGACGTACAGCAACTGGCTACAATGTATGACCATGTAAATGCAGTTACAGATTATGTAACAGTGAAAGTGCgatattttaaacttatttattttactgaatATAAACCtactatatatatctttctgATCATATATAGTGCGggtaaaatatttgacaaaggACGATGGAAACATGGGGAAACCACAAAATGTGCTAGGTCTATAAGAGATGCCACAACGACTGATTTGTTACACTCAGTGAGTTTTATGAGAAGACTAATTACGGTCCTGGTGTCGGCCTCAGTGCTCATCGCGCAGTGACACAATGTACGCCCCTGGTGACATCTCAACGTTCAAGGGGAGTGAACTCTCGGGCTATAGATGTTAGCAGTCGCCATATTTGTTGGATAGTATCCGTTATGGACAGAACAGGAGTTCGTTATGAAGTGGTAATATTTACTCACTCATATGTCAATCCAAAGTATTTAAAAGCTTAGAACATAATTTTAACGGTTGAATTGATGCCTAGAACATAAAATCTTTATGGATCTAACCCTGAAAATCGCTCTCTGTTAATCTGTCGATCGTAACTTCATAATTTACGTTTTGTCGTTTGTTGTGATTGTGTACAAGCCAATATCCGTAATAATGAACAGAGATTTCATACTCAagtatttgtaaacataaatcATTTTGACGCATGTTTGGGCTGCGTGCTATCGTAAAGATGTAAACGTTATTTCTGAAGATTCGTTAATATTGCTAAGTATTTAAGAAGGCTGCATAATAATTAGTTTACGAACGCCtcgcactgtgtgtgtgacggaagagagatagagactGAGAAATAATTCCCCAGATAAAAAGCAAGCATAAAAGTGAAATGATCTTAAGAAGATATTGGCTtctgtattgtttttgtttcttcttgctgTTTATACTGCCTGTTAATGTTTAGCAATATCAGCAgtattcaattcaatacaactttattcatccacaagggcaattagaggtatgatgacacgccagcacactagagggaagaattgtgtgagagatgaaagggaatagattctggcgacatacacacacacatgtgcacacacacccactgactcatatagtaacacagcaacaggaggttcagtgggcaccccgcacaaggtcacctcagacggacacatcatcacagctagtggaatttaaAAAGTGGATGGCTCGCGGAATGAACGAGTTACGGTAACGGTATAAATAATTGGTCATTTAATGAAAGATGAATATGAAAGGAATTTTTGGTTGCAGCTGGAAAATGAGCAGGTGCCTGCAGAACCAGTTGCCATGGTAATGATTGAGCCAGCAGCTCCACCTCCATATGCCGCCAGCACAGAGGATGGAAGCCAGACACAGCCTGGTAATTAGGCCATTTTAAATCTTAGGTTACTGTAGGATTAGACCTGTTAATGAGATTATTTCAATACAGATAAAGATTAATATAAGATATATTGCAGCATAAATTCCtgctttaaagaattaaaaacaaatatcctaccttttaactttgaaaatagtgtgtacaatttattttctccctttttttaaaaattcaattgaACAGAAACAGTGCAGTTCACTACTAAGCTACCAAACTATGTGGAAGCCACTACTCTCCCAACGTATGAGGAAGCAGAGCGCAGCAAACTTGAGGAAGCAACACACAGCAGCAGTCCTGATCAGGATGTTGTAAGATTGTTCTTCAGTCATAGAAATCAGAGGACTACTCAGAAATGCAACACATTGGTTAGTGAAACATACAGAATTCAATGCAGGAGAATGATGCTACATACTCCGTGAAAGtgacaacatttacaaaatCCTGGGTGTAACCCTTCCACTTTCTAACTATAGATGgaaattcctttaaaaaaaaaaacaaacattattttgggATGAGTGTGAGGTCAGTAGGAAAAGCAGGCCAGGAGAAGAAAAGATGcttaaaaaaagtctgttacaGGGTGACAAGTTTTATGCTTTACTCCATCTACTGAGGAAATGTGATTGCAGCATACTTTTCCAAATTGCCGTTACTCTTTTATCAACATGCCCTATTTAAGAGAAAGTTGTGATTGTCTACAGAAATTAGAACTGTCATCTTATCCATGCCTTCATTTTTCTGCACCACAGTTGCTAGAATTTTCAGTCTCAAGCAACATAGTTATAGCAAGTATTCTGAAACCATTGCTTCACATTTTCGTGaacaaacaaatcttaaaaatgAAGTAAATCAGTTTGCACATATTTGAATTAACCATAAACACTTTATAGGCAAAAATATTGAGTAGCCACAAGGCTAAAGGTGTTGATGCTTTAGAATTCCTTTAACTGGAGTGGACAAGAACGAAGAGACTTTTTGAGATCAGATGGAGCTGGAGTGATAGTAAGAAAcagcagacatttaaaaattaagtaaaatttacAAGTAAAATATCAAACTACTGAAATTTGCAAGTCTGAAGTGTCCGCCTCACAGTTTAGAAGGGCTTTAAAGTCTGTTGTTAGAAGATAGTAGAGGCTACCGTTGACAGTAGTGattcttatattttgtttttttacctaTAACAATCTAACTCTTACACATCTTATTGAAGTGTAAAAGAGAACTGCTTTTCTTGAGAGGTTTTAAATGGTAGTGTCTTAGCAGCTAGCTGTCTTAATCTTCCCTTTTTGTCCATGCTTATTAGAGCTGACTATGAGGCCGCATCCTCAGGAATCTGCAAATTTTGACAAGTAGTTTCAAAATACATGGTGGTctgtaagaataaataaataagagaagaaatCCATGTTGATGTTTCAGAAACAAATACTGTGACATTGAAAGCTTTAGTCATTGCCAACTGCATCACTGCTAAATGAGAAGCTAAGAGTGTGCATGCCAACATACCTCATCTCTCTATCCCTACATTTCTGTGCTTGTTTTTATTAGTTTCAAACATGCAAAAACTGCACACTCTCAAGAAATAGTAAATATGGATTTACCTGTCTGTTTTAAAACTTATTGTAATTATGTGATCTTGGGATGGTACACTCGTGTCCATGATTATGCAGATAGCATTCGTTGCAActgaaaataatgcaaaagCTAAATACAAAGCTTACATTACCAGTAAGTACACAGCAAcaatcatcagcagcatctgGTTCATGAACTTTAGTTTTAAGCTGaaagatttttaagaaaaatgagtgatatcaaaaagaaaagaatcctTTACAGACCTTTATGAGTAGTTGTGACCTGCCACGACAAACAAGTCTTAACtcagaaatttgagattttgcaaattgcacgtttttaaaatatacacgttctgacctttcttttgatattaTTAAGTTCTTCTGGTcctaaaattgagtgagttattAAGGTTTGAAGTGTGCAAGCTGTGTTGTGGCCTTTTTGAGAAATAGGTTTCACAGGTTTTCAGCAGCTTCATTAGGTTTTTCCTTTGCAACAGGTACTTATAATTGTTCACACTATGCTAAATTTTGCAGCATGTTATATCAATTCAAGCAACAAACAGTACATAGCAGTGAATATTTTTGTGCCTTTTAGTGCCTTATCCTGTTGGtaaaagaacaatatttataaagaaaattgttattGCATTCTAATTAGCATATACACTCACAGAAACAGCAGAATACTAAAAATCATCTACTAATATGTcaaaaatgagtagaaaattttaaaaaattgaaaaactgCATGCTTTGATATATTGGAGAACTGGCACCCAAAAGTAACAATTTTTAGAAGCACAACTTTCATGCCAAGTTGTGTTTGTTCACGCACATGTACTGTTAATTCACTCAGCACTGAATAAACACTCTTCCCTTTattcaacagaaaacacaaaatgttacaCTGTCTTCATGAATGTAAAGCTAATAATGCTTCATCACTCAGACATTTTCTCTACACTTTCACATTACACATCTCATGTGAACAAAACCTGGTGGAAGGAAAGAGTTTCGTCCCCTTTGGCCAGTTGCTCAATGCCTTTCCTGTTGCTACCAAAGAAAGTTCAGTATCATATTCTCCCATTGGATAGCTTTGTGATCAGTGACCAGATTTGGTTACCCCataacttttgcagacaaatcttttgattaaTTAGTATTTTAGTACCGAAGCAGcttttgaatttcgtcattttttCTGTGGAAATAAGGACAGATCAACGCAGGTACCTcgaaaatatagtttaaaacaatttctaacttttattatAGCATAGCAGtatattttcctgttagtttAATGACCAAGGAACccatttttaaaggaaaatcaACCGCACAAAATTGACCATAATCACCTTTCAGAGCCTATACTACAAAACTGCTTGGCTCGAGTTATGACTCATTTTGTCTTGGTGGgtcacaattattttttgttgttgatcaaAATTAGCAAATCAGGACAATAGCAAAAAAGGAGGTGCTTTGATTTGTAGACGTGTTTATAGGATTTGTTAACTCGCGCATCCTTAACATAagttcagttttttatttttatgtgatagTACAGCTGTTTTTGAGAACCTTTATTTGATGATTGGCATGCAGATTGACCAGTTATTTGGGTGTGTTACACATTGGGAAACAGGAGGTAGAAGCTGTTTGTTCTTTCAGCCCTACCTGTATGTTTGTTGCCAGGAGCCTGGCCATGGCAGCGATGTTTTTACAGACCTTACTATTGGGACGGATGGCATGTTCATTTGCACGTTTCTGAGTGAGTACACTCATACCCTGgtagtcattttaaaatatgttttgtagtGGTGTTTTTTTAGGTAACATGGTAAATCAGGTAAATCAGAACCTgtaaaaaagagttttaaagtGAGTGAACTTTAATAGAGCAGAAAGGCAACCCCTCctacagataaaaataaacttaatgatTTTCCTGttagctatttttaaaatgctgaatgtgattaacaaatatttatgtatgattTACCCGTGATTTGCAGTTTCATTCCTGTTTAACTGGCTCGGCTTTCTGCTGTCACTATGCCTCTCAAATACTGTAGCTGGTCGCTGCGGTGCTCTCTCTGGCCTTGGACTGTCCATTGTCAAATGGGTGGCTATTGTCAAGGTGAATGTTAAGCTTGCTCAGATTTTACCATTTTACCTCTTGGCCTAAATTCAAGTATTTGGGAAAAAATACTTACTAGAGGATACTTTGAAAAAATGACTTTTGTCACATCTTTCATTAGCTTTTGTCCGTCAATATGTTAGTGATTGTTGTAATGTGTCAGCAGTGACTGAAAGGCTGAGAAGACGATGCATTTTCCTTGTCACTCTTCCACAAATGTGCATGTGGAAATGTATCATATGAGAAAGCAAACACCTTAACTTTAATGAGTGTAAACTTCCAGTTTCAGAATAGTGAAATATTTCACTTTATCACTCAAAGTGCTTGCTTAAAAGTGCTTTTTATGGTCATTGCAGCACAAGCAGTGGGCCAGTGACTTTGCAGATGGTGACTCCTGGCTCTGGTGGCTCCTGTTCCTCTGTGGTTAGTTaccatttaatttttgttggtgCATTTCATGTAAAAGCTAAATTGACAGATCCAATAATGATTTTTCTTCCTGACCATTATTATAAAACCCTGATATAGTACTGTATTATTTTAGATTTAGCTATTATTTTAGGTGTTTGTAGATAGACATACATTTTAAAGATAACTTAAAATTTCTGTCACCAGGTTTTATACTCTTCATCCGTGGCTCTGTGCAGTATGTGCGTGTAAAATATGAGTGGAGTCAACTGACCAACCGTCTGCGTCATTATCGCCTCATCTAATTTGATCAAAGTCTTCTTTACAACAATGAAGAATAATTTCTTTTGCCCACAAA
This is a stretch of genomic DNA from Pomacea canaliculata isolate SZHN2017 linkage group LG3, ASM307304v1, whole genome shotgun sequence. It encodes these proteins:
- the LOC112558707 gene encoding NEDD4 family-interacting protein 1-like isoform X2, which encodes MDRTGVRYEVLENEQVPAEPVAMVMIEPAAPPPYAASTEDGSQTQPETVQFTTKLPNYVEATTLPTYEEAERSKLEEATHSSSPDQDVEPGHGSDVFTDLTIGTDGMFICTFLISFLFNWLGFLLSLCLSNTVAGRCGALSGLGLSIVKWVAIVKHKQWASDFADGDSWLWWLLFLCGFILFIRGSVQYVRVKYEWSQLTNRLRHYRLI
- the LOC112558707 gene encoding NEDD4 family-interacting protein 1-like isoform X1 translates to MDRTGVRYEVLENEQVPAEPVAMVMIEPAAPPPYAASTEDGSQTQPETVQFTTKLPNYVEATTLPTYEEAERSKLEEATHSSSPDQDVVRLFFSHRNQRTTQKCNTLEPGHGSDVFTDLTIGTDGMFICTFLISFLFNWLGFLLSLCLSNTVAGRCGALSGLGLSIVKWVAIVKHKQWASDFADGDSWLWWLLFLCGFILFIRGSVQYVRVKYEWSQLTNRLRHYRLI